The following are encoded together in the Lactuca sativa cultivar Salinas chromosome 1, Lsat_Salinas_v11, whole genome shotgun sequence genome:
- the LOC111915698 gene encoding uncharacterized protein LOC111915698 — MMRVKSKIGGFNSMRARVQVRSPSPRHKKSYSLGRLNDGVKTVAFSGSENSSGELNFDISREMLKGETETDDGCGNKVMVVVDSSIEAKGALQWALTHTVQNQDTVILLHVASASKLGCKSSGEVNQRVYEHLCSMKKNLQIKRPEVKVEIEVRQGKEKGPAIVEAAKQEHVSLLVLGQRKQSMMWRIRTMWAGKRSKSRAVDYCIQNANCMTIAVRRKNKRHGGYLITTKRHKNFWLLA; from the exons ATGATGAGGGTGAAAAGCAAAATCGGTGGGTTCAATTCAATGAGGGCTCGTGTTCAAGTTCGTTCACCATCGCCACGCCACAAGAAATCCTACAGTTTGGGTCGATTGAATGATGGTGTGAAGACGGTGGCGTTTTCCGGCAGTGAAAACAGCAGCGGTGAACTGAATTTTGACATCAGCCGTGAGATGTTGAAGGGAGAAACGGAAACCGATGATGGGTGTGGGAATAAGGTGATGGTGGTGGTTGATTCAAGTATCGAAGCTAAAGGTGCTCTTCAATGGGCGCTTACTCATACTGTTCAAAATCAGGACACCGTGATTCTCCTTCACGTCGCCTCTGCTTCAAAACTAG gctGTAAATCAAGTGGGGAGGTTAATCAAAGAGTTTATGAACATCTTTGCTCCATGAAGAAAAATCTTCAAATCAAAAGGCCAGAG GTGAAAGTTGAGATAGAAGTGAGACAAGGGAAGGAAAAAGGTCCAGCTATAGTCGAAGCAGCAAAGCAAGAACACGTTTCTTTGTTGGTTTTAGGGCAACGAAAGCAGTCAATGATGTGGAGAATACGAACAATGTGGGCAGGAAAGCGAAGCAAAAGCCGGGCAGTGGATTACTGCATCCAGAATGCAAATTGCATGACGATTGCAGTGAGGAGAAAGAACAAGAGACATGGGGGATATCTTATTACAACAAAGAGACACAAAAACTTTTGGCTTTTGGCTTAA